One window of the Lynx canadensis isolate LIC74 chromosome D3, mLynCan4.pri.v2, whole genome shotgun sequence genome contains the following:
- the RHBDD3 gene encoding rhomboid domain-containing protein 3 — protein sequence MHARGPPGPLSPALPLASSVLMLLLSCLWLVGAGPSLALAPELLLDPWQAHRLLTHVLGHTALPGLLLSLLLLPTLGWWQECHLGTLRFLHASALLALAAGLMGVLLAGLGVPSAAGGCGYMPVHLAMLAGQGYHPRQPQGVLPPWLLPWLLLALTPVLSSEPPFLQLLCGLLAGLAYAAGAFRWLELSERRLQALQEGILCRALAECWPVRLLPTPGSLAELPVTHPAGVRPPAPGPLYTASPSLWSRSEGSAHLPPGLGPVQLTWEGSSEVGLAWTGPVFPPGTPLWAALDEQMLQEGIQASLLEGPAQCPESPLRLPKSSVSSLRLQQLERMGFPTEQAVVALAATGRVEGAVSLLVEGEVGTEALVTQGRGGPAHPEGPGPP from the exons ATGCATGCCAGAGGTCCCCCTGGCCCACTGTCCCCGGCGCTGCCTCTTGCCTCCTCTGTCCTGATGCTGCTGCTGAGCTGCCTGTGGCTGGTGGGGGCTGGCCCCAGCCTTGCCCTGGCCCCAGAGCTGCTGCTGGACCCTTGGCAGG CACACCGTCTGCTGACCCACGTCCTGGGCCACACGGCCCTACCTGGCCTCCTCCTGAGCCTGCTGCTCCTGCCCACACTGGGCTGGTGGCAGGAGTGCCACCTGGGCACGCTGCGGTTCCTGCatgcctctgccctgctcgcCCTGGCTGCTGGGCTAATGGGTGTGCTGCTGGCAGGCCTCGGGGTACCCAGCGCAGCTGGTGGCTGTGGCTACATGCCTGTCCACCTGGCCATGCTGGCGGGGCAGGGTTACCACCCTAGACAGCCCCAGGGGGTACTGCCACCGTGGCTGCTGCCGTGGCTGCTGCTTGCCTTGACACCAGTGCTCAGCTCCGAGCCACCCTTCCTGCAGCTATTGTGCGGCCTCCTTGCTGGCCTCGCCT ATGCAGCCGGGGCCTTCCGGTGGCTGGAGCTCTCTGAGCGGCGGCTGCAAGCACTGCAGGAGGGCATCTTGTGCAGGGCCCTGGCAGAGTGCTGGCCGGTCAGACTCCTTCCTACCCCAGGCAGCCTGGCCGAGCTGCCGGTCACCCATCCTGCCGGAGTCAG GCCTCCCGCCCCCGGACCTCTTTACACAGCCTCCCCTAGCCTCTGGTCCCGCAGCGAAGGCTCAGCCCACCTCCCGCCAGGCCTAGGGCCTGTGCAGCTGACCTGGGAGGGCTCCTCTGAGGTGGGCCTGGCCTGGACCGGGCCCGTCTTCCCCCCAGGGACCCCGCTGTGGGCAGCCCTGGATGAGCAGATGCTGCAGGAGGGGATCCAGGCCTCACTCCTTGAGGGGCCAGCCCAGTGTCCTGAGAGCCCGCTACGGCTGCCTaagtcctctgtctcctctctgcg GTTGCAGCAGCTGGAGCGCATGGGCTTCCCCACAGAGCAGGCAGTGGTGGCACTGGCAGCCACGGGCCGAGTGGAGGGTGCCGTGTCCCTGCTGGTTGAGGGGGAGGTGGGCACTGAGGCCTTAGTGACTCAGGGGAGGGGTGGACCCGCCCACCCTGAGGGCCCTGGTCCCCCCTAG